The Methanothermobacter sp. CaT2 DNA window TGCAGATCGGCTCTGACCTTCCTCCAGAGTTCAGTGTCCACATTGAATGGGTAGCCACCCACCATTACAGGGGGAGAATCATCCAGCTCCCCAAGCAGTTTTATGAGACTTCTCACGTGTCCAACGTTGAAGGTCATGGTGGCTGATACAGCAACGAGGTCAGGCTTCAGTTCATCCACGATTTTCCTGAAATCCTCCGGTGGAGTGCTGGCCCCCAGGTAAACAGAATCCCAGCCATTGATTTCAAAGAAGTCACTGACCATCCTTATTCCTATCTCATGAAGCTCATTGTTAACGCATGCAGCAACAAGCCTGAGGTTTTTCCGCTCTGATGCCTGGTAGATGTACGGGTAGAGTTCTGACATTATCATCTGCGTAACTGACGTTGCATAGTGTTCATGGGCAACCGATATCTGGTTGGTCTGCCATAACCTGCCGATTTCATGCTGCACCGGCTCAAAAACATGGAGGTATATGTCCTCAACATTCACACCGGACTTCAGGGACGAGATTATGAGGTCCCTGGCCTTTTTTGCCTCTGTATTCAGAACAAGTTCAAGGTACTTCTCTGCAAGGTCCCTCAGGGGCTGATCCCTCATGTAGCTTGGAGGTTTATGTTCCATTTCAAGCTTCCTGAGGGAACCTGAGATGTAACTGGAAGCAAGGGAAGCGGTTTCATCGTCCAGAACTTCCAGCATAACCTTTTCCATACTTTTAAGCGAACCCCTGAGGCACTCTTCAGGGAGCCCAAGGTTCCTCAAAAGCACATCGGCCCAGAGAACGTAGTCCTCAAAGAGTTCCGGACTTGAATTTCTTATTGCCTCCTCCAGGTAGTCCAGATGGTAATTTATGTCCTGTATGCACAAGTCCCTATCTTCAGGACTTACAAGCCCCTTACCCTTAAGATCGTCATATACAGCTGATACAAGGGATTCCCTTGAAACACTGATCCCCATTAACAACACCCCAATATATTTAAGTTGGAACCCCAATAAGAGATTTATCATTTTTTGCAGTGTTAAATAT harbors:
- a CDS encoding B12-binding domain-containing protein: MGISVSRESLVSAVYDDLKGKGLVSPEDRDLCIQDINYHLDYLEEAIRNSSPELFEDYVLWADVLLRNLGLPEECLRGSLKSMEKVMLEVLDDETASLASSYISGSLRKLEMEHKPPSYMRDQPLRDLAEKYLELVLNTEAKKARDLIISSLKSGVNVEDIYLHVFEPVQHEIGRLWQTNQISVAHEHYATSVTQMIMSELYPYIYQASERKNLRLVAACVNNELHEIGIRMVSDFFEINGWDSVYLGASTPPEDFRKIVDELKPDLVAVSATMTFNVGHVRSLIKLLGELDDSPPVMVGGYPFNVDTELWRKVRADLHAASASSAVRVAEEFLKTE